In Perca fluviatilis chromosome 3, GENO_Pfluv_1.0, whole genome shotgun sequence, the following proteins share a genomic window:
- the LOC120556325 gene encoding tetraspanin-18-like isoform X2, translating into MEGDCLSCMKYLMFIFNFFIFLGGSFLLGVGVWVLVDPMGFRDIVAANPLLFTGVYVILAMGSMLFLLGFLGCCGAIRENKCLLLFFFMLILFIFLAELAAAILAFLFREHLTREYFSRELKRHYQGHNNTDVFTSTWNAIMTTFDCCGVSGPEDFEESLFRLLSPSKMVPEACCQRNSYPGDVSVEQCVSGSMVFRHNKGCYSAVVDYFETYIYTAGALAIVVLTIELFAMVFAMCLFRGIQ; encoded by the exons CTGGGTGGCTCCTTCCTGCTGGGTGTCGGCGTTTGGGTGCTGGTGGACCCGATGGGCTTCAGGGACATCGTGGCGGCCAACCCGCTCCTGTTCACCGGCGTCTACGTCATCCTGGCCATGGGCAGCATGCTGTTCCTGCTGGGCTTCCTGGGCTGCTGCGGAGCCATCCGGGAGAACAAGTGTCTCCTGCTCTTT TTCTTCATGCTCATCCTCTTCATCTTCCTGGCCGAGCTGGCAGCTGCCATCCTGGCGTTCCTCTTCAGGGAACAT ttaACCAGAGAGTATTTCAGCCGGGAGCTGAAGCGTCACTACCAAGGACACAACAACACCGACGTCTTCACATCCACATGGAACGCCATCATGACCACG TTCGACTGCTGTGGCGTAAGTGGCCccgaggactttgaggagagcctCTTCAGGCTCCTCAGCCCCAGTAAGATGGTCCCCGAGGCCTGTTGCCAGAGGAACAGTTACCCCGGAGACGTCAGTGTGGAGCAGTGTGTGAGCGGCAGCATGGTCTTCAGACACAACAAG GGCTGTTACTCTGCGGTGGTGGACTACTTTGAGACGTACATTTACACAGCAGGAGCTCTGGCCATCGTGGTGCTGACAATTGAA CTCTTCGCCATGGTGTTTGCCATGTGTTTGTTCAGAGGCATCCAGTAA